One genomic window of Micromonospora sp. WMMD1128 includes the following:
- the fabF gene encoding beta-ketoacyl-ACP synthase II: MSRPDVVVTGLGATTPLGGDVASTWDAMLAGRSGVGPLTQEWAGQLPVRIAAQLAVDPSEVLDRVKLRRLDRSEAIALIAARQAWADAGLADAGPDPERLAVSVGSGIGGATTLLAQDDILEASGPRRVSPHTVPMLMPNGPAAWVGLELGAKAGVHAVASACATGAEAISLGLDLIRAGRADVVVAGGTEAVIHPLPIAGFASMRAMSTRNDDPERASRPWDKGRDGFVLGEGAGVVVLERADHAAARGARIYARLAGAGITSDAYDIVQPHAEGEGAVRAIARALADADLPGRDIVHVNAHATSTPVGDMLEIGALRQAVGDHVLLTATKSMTGHLLGAAGALESIATILSIRDGVVPPTINLDDPDDGLNLDVAAHKARHLEIPAALNNAFGFGGHNVALVFTRP; encoded by the coding sequence ATGAGTCGCCCCGACGTCGTCGTCACCGGGCTCGGCGCGACGACCCCGCTCGGCGGGGACGTCGCGTCGACCTGGGACGCCATGCTCGCCGGCCGCTCCGGGGTGGGTCCGCTCACCCAGGAGTGGGCCGGGCAGCTGCCCGTCCGGATCGCCGCCCAACTGGCGGTGGATCCGTCCGAGGTGCTCGACCGGGTGAAGCTGCGCCGGCTGGACCGGTCCGAGGCGATCGCCCTCATCGCCGCACGGCAGGCGTGGGCGGACGCCGGGCTGGCCGACGCCGGGCCGGACCCGGAACGGCTCGCGGTCAGCGTCGGCTCGGGCATCGGCGGCGCCACCACCCTGCTCGCCCAGGACGACATCCTGGAGGCGTCCGGCCCGCGGCGTGTCTCACCGCACACGGTGCCGATGCTGATGCCGAACGGTCCCGCCGCCTGGGTCGGGCTGGAGCTCGGCGCCAAGGCCGGGGTGCACGCGGTCGCCAGCGCCTGCGCGACCGGCGCGGAGGCGATCTCGCTGGGGCTGGACCTCATCCGCGCCGGCCGGGCCGACGTGGTGGTGGCCGGCGGCACCGAGGCGGTCATCCACCCGCTGCCGATCGCCGGATTCGCCTCGATGCGGGCCATGTCGACCCGCAACGACGACCCGGAGCGGGCCTCCCGGCCGTGGGACAAGGGTCGGGACGGATTCGTGCTCGGTGAGGGCGCGGGCGTGGTGGTCCTGGAGCGGGCCGACCACGCCGCCGCCCGCGGCGCCCGGATCTACGCGCGCCTGGCCGGCGCCGGGATCACCTCGGACGCGTACGACATCGTGCAGCCGCACGCCGAGGGTGAGGGCGCGGTGCGGGCCATCGCCCGGGCGCTCGCCGACGCGGACCTGCCCGGCCGGGACATCGTGCACGTCAACGCGCACGCCACCTCCACCCCGGTCGGCGACATGCTGGAGATCGGCGCGCTGCGCCAGGCGGTCGGCGACCACGTGCTGCTCACCGCCACCAAGTCGATGACCGGGCACCTGCTCGGCGCGGCCGGCGCGCTGGAGTCGATCGCCACCATCCTGTCCATCCGGGACGGCGTGGTGCCGCCCACGATCAACCTGGACGACCCGGACGACGGGTTGAACCTGGACGTGGCCGCGCACAAGGCCCGGCACCTGGAGATCCCCGCCGCGCTGAACAACGCGTTCGGTTTCGGCGGCCACAACGTGGCGCTGGTCTTCACCCGCCCTTGA
- a CDS encoding acyl carrier protein, producing MTRDEITAGLAEILEEVAGVNPDDVAEGKSFTDDLDVDSLSMVEVVVAAEEKFGVKIPDNEVQNLKTVGDAVSYIEAQS from the coding sequence ATGACCCGTGACGAGATCACCGCCGGCCTCGCCGAGATCCTCGAAGAGGTTGCCGGCGTGAACCCGGACGACGTGGCCGAGGGGAAGTCCTTCACCGACGACCTCGACGTCGACTCGCTCTCGATGGTGGAGGTCGTGGTGGCGGCCGAGGAGAAGTTCGGCGTCAAGATCCCGGACAACGAGGTGCAGAACCTCAAGACCGTCGGGGACGCGGTCAGCTACATCGAGGCGCAGTCCTGA
- a CDS encoding beta-ketoacyl-ACP synthase III — protein MAGSRIAAMGHYQPSRVVTNDELAQMVDTNDEWIRDRVGIVSRRIAGDETVADMATAAAGKALANSGLTAADIDLVVVATCTSVDRSPNVACRVAAKLGINAPAAYDINTACSGFAYALGTADHAVRAGAARNAIVVGAEKLSDFTDWTDRSTCIIFGDGAGAAVVTATADDEPAGIGPVVWGSAPEKSDAVRIEGWQPYVAQEGQSVFRWATTALAPLALQACERAGVDPSELAAFVPHQANGRIIDGIAKRLNIPDAIIAKDIVESGNTSAASIPLALSKLIERREVPSGAPVLLFGFGGGLTYAGQVVRCP, from the coding sequence ATGGCCGGCAGCCGGATCGCCGCGATGGGGCACTACCAGCCCTCCCGCGTAGTCACCAACGACGAACTCGCGCAGATGGTCGACACCAACGACGAGTGGATCCGGGACCGGGTCGGCATCGTCTCCCGCCGGATCGCCGGTGACGAGACGGTGGCCGACATGGCCACCGCCGCGGCCGGCAAGGCGCTCGCCAACTCGGGCCTCACCGCCGCCGACATCGACCTCGTCGTGGTGGCGACCTGCACGTCCGTCGACCGCAGCCCGAACGTGGCCTGCCGGGTCGCGGCCAAGCTCGGCATCAACGCCCCCGCGGCGTACGACATCAACACCGCCTGCTCCGGTTTCGCGTACGCGTTGGGCACGGCGGACCACGCGGTCCGGGCCGGCGCGGCGCGCAACGCGATCGTCGTCGGCGCGGAGAAGCTCTCCGACTTCACCGACTGGACCGACCGGTCGACGTGCATCATCTTCGGCGACGGCGCCGGTGCGGCCGTGGTCACCGCGACCGCCGACGACGAGCCGGCCGGCATCGGCCCGGTGGTGTGGGGTTCGGCGCCGGAGAAGAGCGACGCGGTCCGGATCGAGGGCTGGCAGCCGTACGTCGCGCAGGAGGGCCAGTCGGTCTTCCGCTGGGCCACCACCGCGCTGGCCCCGCTCGCGCTCCAGGCCTGCGAGCGGGCCGGAGTGGACCCGTCGGAGCTGGCCGCGTTCGTGCCGCACCAGGCGAACGGCCGGATCATCGACGGCATCGCCAAGCGGCTGAACATCCCGGACGCGATCATCGCCAAGGACATCGTCGAGTCCGGCAACACGTCGGCGGCGAGCATCCCGCTGGCCCTGTCGAAGCTGATCGAGCGGCGTGAGGTGCCCTCGGGCGCCCCGGTGCTGCTGTTCGGTTTCGGTGGCGGCCTGACCTACGCCGGTCAGGTCGTCCGCTGCCCCTGA
- a CDS encoding acyltransferase domain-containing protein — translation MLAVLSPGQGSQKPGFLNPWLDLAGVEARLRWWSALAGADLVHLGTRADADEIKDTARTQPLLVAAALLAAEHLPMHDVALVAGHSVGELAAAALAGVLPAEAAVTLAGVRGREMAAACALEPTGMAAVLGGDPDEVLAALDTYGLHPANRNGAGQIVAAGAVAGLEKLAAEPPGRVRIIRLQVAGAFHTPYMAPAEAALAGVAAGVTVADPTRILLSNLDGTPVGHGRETVQRLVRQVTAPVRWDLCMRALADLGVTGVIELPPAGTLAGLVKRELKGEGAPEIVTLNTPDDLPAARNLIARHGGPAVRPPASRFRVVVSPAAGVFTPAADLAEGAELGAGQVVGHVTGRQGPVEVTAHHTGPLTAWLAHHDDPVAPGQPLVRIGGSH, via the coding sequence GTGCTCGCCGTACTCTCCCCCGGACAGGGTTCACAGAAGCCCGGTTTCCTGAACCCCTGGCTCGACCTCGCCGGCGTCGAGGCGCGCCTGCGCTGGTGGTCGGCGCTGGCCGGGGCCGACCTGGTCCACCTCGGCACCCGGGCGGACGCGGACGAGATCAAGGACACCGCCCGCACCCAGCCGCTGCTGGTCGCCGCCGCGCTGCTCGCCGCCGAGCACCTGCCGATGCACGACGTCGCGCTGGTCGCCGGGCACAGCGTGGGTGAGCTGGCCGCCGCCGCGCTGGCCGGAGTGCTGCCCGCCGAAGCGGCCGTGACGCTCGCCGGGGTACGCGGCCGGGAGATGGCCGCCGCCTGCGCGCTGGAGCCGACCGGGATGGCCGCCGTGCTCGGCGGCGACCCGGACGAGGTGCTCGCCGCGCTCGACACGTACGGGCTGCACCCGGCCAACCGCAACGGCGCCGGCCAGATCGTCGCCGCCGGAGCGGTCGCCGGGCTGGAAAAGCTCGCCGCCGAGCCGCCGGGCCGGGTCCGGATCATCCGGCTCCAGGTGGCCGGCGCGTTCCACACCCCCTACATGGCGCCGGCCGAGGCCGCCCTGGCCGGCGTGGCCGCCGGGGTCACCGTGGCCGACCCGACCCGCATCCTCCTGTCCAACCTCGACGGCACCCCGGTCGGGCACGGCCGGGAGACGGTCCAGCGGCTGGTCCGCCAGGTCACCGCCCCGGTCCGCTGGGACCTGTGCATGCGCGCCCTGGCCGACCTGGGCGTCACCGGCGTGATCGAGCTGCCGCCGGCCGGCACCCTGGCCGGCCTGGTCAAGCGGGAGCTCAAGGGCGAGGGCGCACCGGAGATCGTCACCCTGAACACCCCCGACGACCTGCCCGCCGCACGGAACCTCATCGCCCGACACGGCGGTCCCGCCGTCCGCCCGCCGGCGTCCCGCTTCCGGGTGGTGGTCTCCCCCGCCGCCGGCGTCTTCACGCCGGCGGCCGACCTGGCCGAGGGCGCCGAGTTGGGCGCCGGCCAGGTCGTCGGCCACGTCACCGGCCGGCAGGGGCCGGTCGAGGTGACCGCCCACCACACCGGGCCGCTCACCGCATGGCTCGCGCACCACGACGACCCGGTCGCACCGGGCCAGCCCCTCGTCCGCATCGGAGGATCGCACTAA
- a CDS encoding helix-turn-helix domain-containing protein, whose protein sequence is MDPLVRACQADAVSEPGGTETSATLRRIERAAGTLATASVARMDESLPWFRELPADQRSWVMLVAQAGVRSLVQWLRQGGGATDRTQEVSDEVFDAAPQALARSISLQQTVALIKVTIEVVEEQVSELAVPGEEQSLREAVLRFSREIAFAAARVYARAAETRGSWDARLQALLVDALLRGDSPDVLASRAAALGWSDAPPVAVAVGRSPGGEVAAVLHTVYRQARRIGVEVIGGVHGDRLVIVLGGAADPLAAADKLRPAFGDGPVVVGPAVPSLDEATESARAALAGFRAAPAWPTAPCPVAAAELLPERALAGDAEARRRLRHDVYAALARAGGELLETLDAFFAAGGTLESAARALFVHPNTVRYRLKRIAEVTGFSPLAPRDAFALQLALTVGRLDPVSPVVTPVPNQTASASGRKATRSGDDRRRSL, encoded by the coding sequence GTGGATCCGCTGGTCAGGGCGTGCCAGGCTGATGCGGTGAGCGAACCGGGCGGAACGGAGACGTCGGCGACGCTGCGCCGGATCGAGCGGGCGGCGGGCACCCTGGCCACCGCAAGCGTGGCCCGGATGGACGAGAGCCTGCCGTGGTTCCGGGAGCTGCCGGCCGACCAGCGTTCCTGGGTGATGCTCGTCGCACAGGCCGGCGTGCGGTCGCTCGTGCAGTGGCTGCGTCAGGGCGGCGGCGCGACCGACCGCACCCAGGAGGTGTCGGACGAGGTTTTCGACGCCGCGCCGCAGGCCCTCGCCCGCTCGATCAGCCTCCAACAGACCGTGGCGCTGATCAAGGTGACCATCGAGGTGGTCGAGGAGCAGGTGTCGGAGCTGGCCGTGCCGGGCGAGGAGCAGTCGCTGCGGGAGGCGGTGCTGCGCTTCTCCCGGGAGATCGCGTTCGCCGCCGCCCGGGTCTACGCCCGGGCCGCCGAGACCCGCGGCTCCTGGGACGCCCGGTTGCAGGCGTTGCTCGTCGACGCGCTGCTGCGCGGCGACTCGCCGGACGTGCTCGCCAGCCGGGCCGCGGCGCTTGGTTGGTCGGACGCGCCGCCGGTGGCGGTGGCGGTGGGCCGCTCGCCCGGCGGCGAGGTGGCGGCCGTGCTGCACACCGTCTACCGGCAGGCCCGGCGGATCGGCGTCGAGGTGATCGGCGGGGTGCACGGCGACCGCCTGGTGATAGTGCTCGGTGGGGCGGCCGATCCGCTGGCCGCCGCCGACAAGCTGCGACCGGCGTTCGGCGACGGGCCGGTGGTGGTCGGTCCCGCCGTGCCCAGCCTGGACGAGGCGACCGAGTCCGCGCGGGCCGCGCTCGCCGGCTTCCGGGCCGCGCCGGCCTGGCCGACCGCGCCGTGCCCGGTCGCCGCCGCCGAGCTGCTGCCCGAACGGGCGCTCGCCGGCGACGCCGAGGCCCGTCGCCGGCTGCGCCACGACGTGTACGCGGCGCTGGCCCGCGCCGGCGGCGAACTGCTGGAGACGCTCGACGCGTTCTTCGCCGCCGGCGGCACGCTGGAGAGCGCCGCGCGGGCGCTGTTCGTGCACCCGAACACGGTGCGCTACCGGCTGAAGCGGATCGCCGAGGTGACCGGCTTCTCGCCGCTCGCCCCGCGGGACGCCTTCGCGCTCCAGCTCGCGCTGACGGTCGGCCGGCTGGACCCGGTGTCACCCGTGGTCACACCCGTCCCGAACCAGACAGCGAGCGCGTCGGGGCGCAAAGCCACCCGAAGCGGCGATGATCGCCGCCGATCTTTGTAG
- a CDS encoding copper resistance CopC family protein, which yields MGGRVARRARTWLAVLGVAAVVPLLLPAAPAAAHNSLTGSDPRNAARVATAPKRIELRFLATPKEATTKVTVTGPDDVSAAGGAPTFSGKRVSVPFTPGAAGLYTVAYQLGSDDGHPIKGEIRFTLTTPAEAPSPSTASSSAAPTSAPPTSTAASPSPVSPTPAAAADDDGGTGWLWVAAPVVVLAALAAGALLLRRRAARR from the coding sequence ATGGGGGGCAGGGTCGCCCGTAGGGCACGTACCTGGCTTGCGGTGCTCGGGGTGGCGGCGGTGGTGCCGCTGTTGCTGCCGGCTGCGCCGGCCGCCGCGCACAACTCGCTGACCGGCAGCGATCCGCGGAACGCGGCCCGGGTGGCCACCGCGCCGAAGCGGATCGAGCTGCGGTTCCTCGCCACGCCGAAGGAGGCCACGACGAAGGTCACCGTTACCGGGCCGGACGACGTGTCCGCCGCGGGTGGCGCGCCGACGTTCTCCGGCAAGCGGGTGAGCGTGCCGTTCACCCCGGGTGCGGCCGGGCTCTACACCGTGGCCTACCAGCTCGGCTCCGACGACGGACACCCGATCAAGGGGGAGATCCGGTTCACCCTGACCACCCCGGCGGAGGCGCCGTCGCCGAGCACGGCGTCCAGCAGCGCCGCGCCCACCAGCGCCCCTCCCACCAGCACCGCCGCGTCGCCGTCGCCGGTGAGCCCGACGCCCGCCGCGGCGGCGGACGACGACGGGGGTACGGGCTGGCTGTGGGTGGCCGCCCCGGTGGTGGTGCTCGCCGCGCTTGCCGCTGGAGCGCTGCTGCTGCGCCGCCGCGCCGCCCGCCGCTGA
- the gltX gene encoding glutamate--tRNA ligase → MFHVGGARSALQNWIFAKQQGGVFVLRVEDTDAARNRPEWTEGILSALDWIGIARGSYEGPYFQSAYAGEHRAAAQRLYEGGRAYYCDCTREAVQARTGSQHRGYDGFCRDRGLSAGEGRALRFRTPDEGETVVVDLIRGEPTFENKLIEDFVIARGDGSPVFLLANVVDDMTMGITHVIRAEEHLPNTPKQQLLWDALGVKPPIWAHVPVVVNEKRQKLSKRRDKVALEAYRDEGYLADAMRNYLMLLGWAPSGDREIVPWSVIEDEFRLDEVNPSPAFFDEKKLRAFNGEYIRALPVDEFVAACQPWLTGTDTIVPPPWQPDEFDPAAFAAVAPLAQTRIAVLSEIVPNVDFLFLADPLIDEAAWAKAMKEGAAELLDAAITAFEALERWDAESLKATLEAVGAERGLKLGKAQAPVRVAVTGRTVGLPLFESLEVLGRDRTLTRLRAARIRLV, encoded by the coding sequence ATGTTCCACGTCGGCGGCGCCCGCTCGGCCCTGCAGAACTGGATCTTCGCCAAGCAGCAGGGCGGGGTGTTCGTGCTGCGCGTCGAGGACACCGACGCGGCCCGCAACCGGCCCGAGTGGACCGAGGGCATCCTCTCCGCGCTCGACTGGATCGGCATCGCGCGCGGCAGCTACGAGGGCCCCTACTTCCAGTCCGCGTACGCGGGCGAGCACCGCGCCGCCGCGCAGCGGCTGTACGAGGGCGGCCGGGCGTACTACTGCGACTGCACCCGAGAGGCCGTGCAGGCGCGTACCGGCTCTCAGCACCGCGGCTACGACGGCTTCTGCCGCGACCGGGGCCTGTCGGCCGGCGAGGGCCGGGCGCTGCGCTTCCGCACCCCGGACGAGGGCGAGACCGTGGTGGTCGACCTGATCCGCGGCGAGCCGACGTTCGAGAACAAGCTGATCGAGGACTTCGTCATCGCCCGCGGCGACGGCTCCCCGGTGTTCCTGCTGGCGAACGTGGTCGACGACATGACCATGGGGATCACCCACGTGATCCGGGCCGAGGAGCACCTGCCCAACACCCCGAAGCAGCAGCTGCTGTGGGACGCGCTCGGGGTCAAACCGCCGATCTGGGCGCACGTGCCGGTGGTGGTCAACGAGAAGCGGCAGAAGCTGTCCAAGCGGCGGGACAAGGTCGCCCTGGAGGCGTACCGGGACGAGGGCTACCTCGCCGACGCGATGCGCAACTATCTGATGCTGCTCGGCTGGGCGCCGTCGGGCGACCGGGAGATCGTGCCCTGGTCGGTGATCGAGGACGAGTTCCGGCTCGACGAGGTCAACCCGTCCCCGGCCTTCTTCGACGAGAAGAAGCTGCGCGCCTTCAACGGGGAGTACATCCGGGCGCTGCCGGTCGACGAGTTCGTCGCCGCCTGCCAGCCGTGGCTCACCGGCACCGACACCATCGTCCCGCCGCCGTGGCAGCCGGACGAGTTCGACCCGGCCGCGTTCGCGGCGGTGGCCCCGCTGGCGCAGACCCGGATCGCGGTGCTCAGCGAGATCGTGCCGAACGTCGACTTCCTCTTCCTGGCCGACCCGCTGATCGACGAGGCGGCCTGGGCGAAGGCGATGAAGGAGGGCGCGGCCGAGCTGCTGGACGCGGCGATCACCGCGTTCGAGGCGTTGGAGCGCTGGGACGCCGAGTCGTTGAAGGCGACGCTGGAGGCGGTCGGCGCGGAGCGCGGGCTGAAGCTCGGCAAGGCGCAGGCGCCGGTGCGGGTCGCGGTCACCGGGCGCACCGTCGGGTTGCCGCTGTTCGAGTCGCTCGAGGTGCTCGGCCGCGACCGCACGCTCACCCGCCTGCGCGCCGCCCGGATCCGCCTGGTCTGA
- a CDS encoding MFS transporter, protein MTTVSPTPASLPAALAEPTVPVRRSWIALIFAANLGVWMAFFTPIQVLLPQQVERIAPADKEAMLAVVTGLGALAAVLANPLAGALSDRTSLRLANRHFGRRHVWTATGAVVGALALVLLARQDSIAGVAVAWVAAQVCFNAMLASLTAAIPDRVPVAQRGGVSGWVGIPQALGLVVGAVLVTAVVTGNAAGYAAIALAVLLLSLPFALLTQDDPLPREHRSPLRGRALLASMWISPRRHPDFAWAWFTRFLVQTGNALGTLYLLYFLTDGVRVADPEGSLLVLILLYTLGMMLTAVVAGRISDRSGRRKVFVIVSGLIMAVAATLLAVAPVWSMAIVAALLLGAGYGVYLAVDAALITQVLPAATDRAKDLGVINIANSAPQVLGPALSAPIVVHLGGYPTLYAVTAAVTLLGSALVVKIRSVP, encoded by the coding sequence ATGACCACGGTCAGCCCGACGCCGGCCTCGCTGCCGGCGGCGCTCGCCGAACCGACCGTGCCGGTGCGGCGGAGCTGGATCGCGCTGATCTTCGCGGCGAACCTGGGCGTCTGGATGGCGTTCTTCACCCCGATCCAGGTGCTGCTGCCGCAGCAGGTGGAACGCATCGCACCGGCCGACAAGGAGGCCATGCTGGCGGTGGTGACCGGCCTCGGCGCGCTCGCCGCGGTGCTGGCCAACCCGCTCGCCGGCGCGCTGTCGGACCGTACCTCCCTGCGGTTGGCCAACCGGCACTTCGGCCGCCGGCACGTCTGGACCGCGACCGGCGCGGTGGTCGGCGCGCTCGCCCTGGTGCTGCTGGCCCGGCAGGACAGCATCGCCGGGGTTGCGGTCGCCTGGGTGGCCGCGCAGGTCTGCTTCAACGCCATGCTGGCCAGCCTCACCGCCGCGATCCCGGACCGGGTCCCGGTGGCCCAGCGCGGCGGCGTCTCCGGCTGGGTGGGCATCCCGCAGGCGCTCGGCCTGGTCGTCGGCGCGGTGCTGGTCACCGCCGTGGTCACCGGCAACGCCGCCGGGTACGCGGCGATCGCGCTCGCCGTGCTGCTGCTGTCGCTGCCGTTCGCGCTGCTCACCCAGGACGACCCGCTGCCCCGGGAGCACCGGTCGCCGCTGCGGGGGCGCGCCCTGCTCGCCTCGATGTGGATCAGCCCGCGTCGCCACCCCGACTTCGCCTGGGCCTGGTTCACCCGGTTCCTGGTGCAGACCGGCAACGCGCTCGGCACGCTCTACCTGCTCTATTTCCTCACCGACGGGGTGCGGGTGGCCGATCCCGAGGGATCGTTGCTGGTGCTGATCCTGCTCTACACGCTCGGCATGATGCTCACCGCCGTGGTCGCCGGACGGATCTCCGACCGGTCCGGACGACGCAAGGTCTTCGTGATCGTCTCCGGGCTGATCATGGCGGTGGCGGCGACGCTGCTCGCGGTGGCGCCGGTCTGGTCGATGGCGATCGTCGCCGCGCTGCTGCTCGGCGCCGGCTACGGGGTCTACCTGGCGGTGGACGCCGCGTTGATCACGCAGGTGCTGCCCGCCGCCACCGACCGGGCCAAGGATCTCGGGGTGATCAACATCGCGAACTCCGCGCCGCAGGTGCTGGGGCCGGCGCTCTCCGCCCCGATCGTGGTCCACCTGGGCGGATACCCGACCCTGTACGCGGTCACCGCGGCCGTCACGCTGCTCGGCAGCGCGCTGGTCGTGAAGATCCGCTCCGTACCGTGA
- a CDS encoding GH1 family beta-glucosidase, which produces MPDFPAGFRWGVSTSAYQIEGATTVDGRGPSIWDTFAHEAGRIVDGSTGDQACDHYHRHAEDTALLAGLGVSAYRFSIAWPRVQPTGTGPANTAGLDFYDRLVDGLLAAGIDPVATLFHWDLPQPLEDAGGWLHRDTAARFAEYADLTATRLGDRVKLWITLNEPFIHMTLGYGIGTHAPGRALLFDAFPAAHHQLLGHGLAVAALRARTASPVAIANNYSPVRQVGDTDADRAAAQAYDALHNRLFTDPLLGRGYPDAPGLDPAVIRDGDLDVLAAPIDVLGVNYYNPTGVRAPEEGSPLPFEMVPLDGYPRTAFDWPVAPDGLRELLRQLHHRYGDALPPVQVTESGCAYDDAPDAQGRVDDPERIAYLDGHVRAMREAMAEGVPVTGYFVWSLLDNWEWAEGFTKRFGLVHVDYPTQRRTPKSSYAWFRDLVRR; this is translated from the coding sequence ATGCCCGACTTCCCCGCCGGCTTCCGCTGGGGGGTGTCCACCTCCGCGTACCAGATCGAGGGGGCGACCACAGTCGACGGCCGCGGGCCCTCCATCTGGGACACGTTCGCCCACGAGGCCGGCCGGATCGTCGACGGCAGCACCGGTGACCAGGCGTGCGACCACTACCACCGGCACGCCGAGGACACCGCGCTGCTGGCCGGGCTGGGCGTGTCCGCGTACCGGTTCTCGATCGCCTGGCCGCGCGTGCAGCCCACCGGCACCGGCCCGGCGAACACCGCCGGGCTGGACTTCTACGACCGGTTGGTGGACGGCCTGCTCGCCGCCGGCATCGACCCGGTCGCCACGCTCTTCCACTGGGACCTGCCGCAACCCCTTGAGGACGCCGGCGGCTGGCTCCACCGGGACACCGCCGCCCGCTTCGCCGAGTACGCCGACCTGACCGCGACCCGCCTCGGCGACCGGGTCAAGCTCTGGATCACACTCAACGAGCCGTTCATCCACATGACCCTGGGCTACGGCATCGGCACCCACGCGCCCGGCCGGGCGCTGCTCTTCGACGCCTTCCCGGCCGCACACCACCAACTCCTCGGGCACGGTCTCGCGGTCGCCGCGCTGCGCGCCCGCACCGCGAGCCCGGTCGCGATCGCCAACAACTACTCGCCGGTGCGGCAGGTCGGGGACACCGACGCGGACCGGGCCGCCGCGCAGGCGTACGACGCGCTGCACAATCGGCTCTTCACCGATCCGCTACTCGGCCGCGGCTACCCCGACGCGCCGGGCCTCGACCCGGCCGTGATCCGCGACGGCGACCTGGACGTGCTGGCCGCGCCGATCGACGTGCTCGGGGTGAACTACTACAACCCGACCGGCGTCCGGGCGCCCGAGGAGGGTTCGCCACTACCGTTCGAGATGGTGCCGCTCGACGGTTACCCGCGTACCGCCTTCGACTGGCCGGTCGCCCCGGACGGGCTGCGCGAGCTGCTGCGCCAACTCCACCACCGGTACGGCGACGCGCTGCCGCCCGTCCAGGTCACCGAGAGCGGCTGCGCGTACGACGACGCGCCGGACGCGCAGGGCCGGGTGGACGACCCGGAGCGGATCGCCTACCTGGACGGGCACGTGCGCGCGATGCGCGAGGCGATGGCCGAGGGCGTGCCGGTGACCGGGTACTTCGTCTGGTCCCTGCTGGACAACTGGGAGTGGGCGGAGGGGTTCACCAAGCGGTTCGGCCTGGTGCACGTCGACTACCCGACGCAGCGGCGTACCCCCAAGTCGTCGTACGCCTGGTTCCGGGACCTGGTCCGGCGATGA
- a CDS encoding SRPBCC family protein, with translation MILVERSAHVVAPVEEVWDVVQRAEQLPAWLAGVRAAEVLSGEGFGRRQLVQAGRGAAHEAEVIAYQEPTLIGWRERAKGAGARAEARTEIYVQLTSDEEVGGTVVRLIVVRWPAGPVKAAMLRLGLRRVGADLEDSLARLTDLAAVG, from the coding sequence ATGATCCTCGTGGAACGTAGCGCACACGTGGTGGCGCCTGTGGAAGAGGTCTGGGACGTCGTGCAGCGGGCCGAGCAGCTGCCGGCCTGGCTGGCGGGGGTCCGCGCGGCCGAGGTTCTGTCCGGGGAGGGGTTCGGCCGACGGCAGTTGGTCCAGGCCGGACGCGGCGCCGCCCACGAGGCCGAGGTGATCGCCTATCAGGAGCCGACCCTGATCGGCTGGCGCGAGCGGGCCAAGGGCGCCGGTGCCCGGGCCGAGGCGCGTACCGAGATCTACGTCCAGCTGACCTCGGACGAGGAGGTCGGCGGCACCGTGGTCCGGTTGATCGTCGTGCGGTGGCCCGCGGGGCCGGTCAAGGCCGCCATGCTGCGGCTCGGCCTGCGCCGGGTCGGCGCCGACCTGGAGGACTCGCTGGCCCGGCTGACCGACCTGGCCGCCGTCGGCTGA